The genome window TCGCCATTTCTGGGACCTTTCTGCTCACACGCGTGAGCTCGAATAATAGCATTGGTTGCCCCGTGACGGGTCATATCACGAGGGCCTGACTTGGCCATAGCGTGAATGAAACCGCAGCGTATTTGAGCACGCTTCTGTGTCGGACTTGCGCCGGAAAGATCGCCGTCTTCATCTCACTGCCCACGCATTCACGAGACGCCGGGATAGGGCTGTAGGGGAGTACGACGCCATTGCGATTCTGAGTGTTCGCCGTTCACGGCCAGGCAGAATGATGGGCTCTGGCGAGCCGGGTTAAGCGGACCATCCGGCTGTGCCGAATGGGCGTTTTCGCAAGCGAGCTTCTCCGGCCTGGCGGCCATGAGCGCCGCCCACCGGGCACGAACCAGCATCACAGGAGAGAACCAGGGAAAAGCAGAACCATGACTACAGCCATAGTCCCTAAGCCAGCACACCTTACACGTTGGCACGTAGGCGTTCTTCAGCGTAAGCTTATGTTGTAGCAACGTTTTTCCGTTTGTGGGCCCGGTTGCAACCGGTTGCAACCTTCGGTCCTAGCTACCCTTTCCGCTTTGTTGTCAGCGGCTTACGCGTTGCAACCGGTTGCAAGTCGGCTCTTTGTAGACGCGCGGCGGTCGTGGTGGTATAAACCGGACTGCGATATCCAAACCAAGTGCCTTTTTTAAGGTACTTGATATGAAAAAGAACATACCCGTCGGTGTTGGCTTATCCGTCGACACGATTGGCCGCTTCGACAGTCTGAGTCAGAAGCTCCAACTCTCCCGGTCCGAGATAGTACGTCGCTGTGTCGATGTGGGGCTTCCCCTTCTCGAGCTCGGCCACCGCGTTGATCCGATCCGGCTCGTCGCGCATATCGAGTACCTGCAGGCCGCGCTTGAGACGATCATAGCGCGCGAGCATAGCGATATCGCAGACCGCCTTTTAGACATCACCGTCGAGCGCGTGGAGAAGTTCCATGCGTAAGAACCGGGCCGCGGACGACATCCGCTTCAACGGTCAAAGCGCCACCATCAAGCATCACTCTGAACGCGGAAAGGTGGTCCGAAACTCGGGCTCGTTCACGCGCGGATCGCAGCTCGTCACCCACGAAGTGCTGATGACCTGGCAGGGCGTGAAGCTGCCCCTGCAAGTCGTCGCGATCTGCTGGATCACCCTCTTCTCAGGCATCGCTTACTTCTGGCTGCTGCCCCAAGAGCTGAGCCTGATCCTGATGCGGATCTGGTCCGGCTTCTGGCTCATGATGGACTTCGATCCGGCCAAGCTCATCAACCTCAAGCTGCCCAACGGGAACCTCATTCAGATCCCGATGGCGAGCGTCAAATACAACAGCCACGTCGTCATCGCGGTCGACAAAGGCATCCGGTTGACCCTCGCTTCGTTCATCGGTGCGGCGTTCCTGACCGTGCCTCTGACGGTGTGGTTCGTCGACTTCTCGCGCAAGCGTGGCAGCGCCATTCTCGACGAGCATCACGAGCGCGGATCGATGCTCGTCGAGCGCCCTATGCTGATCGACGCGATACGCCATTACAACATGGGCGAGCTCAATAAAGAGTGCGCTAAGCACAGCCCGCCACTGGCTCCCAAGAAGGTCGCCATGCTGTCCGTGAAGGAGCGGGCACGGCGCGGATTTCATGTGCCCTATACCCTCGCCGGTGTGCCCTATCCGTGGCGCCTCGAGCAGTCGCACACGATGTTCATCGGCACCACCGGGTCGGGCAAGACGACCCAGCTGCGCGCGCTCGTCAGCCAGGCTCGCAACCGTGGCCATTCGTGCGTGATCTTCGATCTCACCGGCGCGTTCGTGGAAGCGTTCTACGACCCCGAGCGAGACTTCATTCTGAACCCCATGGACACCCGCTGTCCGCCCTGGACGATCTTCAGCGACTGCCACAATCACGCCGACTTCATGGCCGCTGCGGCGGCGCTGATCCCGAGCTCTGGCGATAACGCGGAACCCTTCTGGGCAATGGCCGCGCGAACCCTGTTCGTCGAGATGTGCATCAAGCTGATCGAGTGCGGTGAGACCAGCAACGGCGCCATCGCTGCGCGCCTCATGCAGGCCGATCTGCCCTCCGTTCATAAAATGCTCGAGAACACGATCGCTGACCCGCTGACGGCCAAGGAAGCCGCCCGCATGGCAGAGTCCATCCGGGCTGTGTTCAACACCAACGGCCAGGCCATTCGCTTCCTGCCCGACCCGGTCCCGGGCGGTGCTCCGCCATTCTCGATCAACGATTGGATGGTGGAGCGCGGCGGCACCGGATCGATCCTCTTCATCTCATCGACCCACGCTGATCTCACGCTCAACCGCGCGCTGCTGACGCTGTGGATGGATCTTGCCGTGGGCGCGCTGATGAAGATGCCGCGGACCCGGGACTTGCGCACCTGGTTCCTCTTCGACGAGGTCCACGCGCTGCATCGCTTGCCTGCGATCGAGCATGGCCTGCAGACGGCGCGCGCGTTCGGCGGCGCCTTCATCCTGGGCATGCACAGCTTCAGCAAGCTTGCCGAGACCTATGGCGAGAACGGCGCCGTCCACCTTACCTCGCTCGCCGGCACCAAGCTGATCCTGAAGACCGCCGACATGCCCACCGCCAAGGTCTGCGCCGACTTCATCGGCAACCGCGAAGTGCGCCGCATGGACGAGGCTTACAGTTATGGCGCGAACAGCACGCGCGACGCAGCGACGCTCACGCCGCGCAAGGAAGTCGAGCCGCTCGTCATCCCCGATGACATCAAGGAGCTGCCCTCGATGCACGGTTTTGTGAAGTTCCCCGATGGCTTCCCGGCAGGCCGGATCAAGCTTGAATGGCGCGACTATCCGGCCGTCGCCGAACCCTTCTGCCGCAAGACCGACATGACCATGGCGGCCTACAAGCCGCCCAAGAAAAAGGGCTCTGAAGACGAGGGCGGACGCGAGAATGCGGGGGTGGCAACGACCACCACACAGCCGCCCGAGAAAGGTGCCCATGGACCGGGTAATGAGCCCGAGATCAGCACGAGCAAGGAGAGTGCGGAGAGCAGCGAGGCGCAGCGTGTCCTCGACTTGCGCAAGCGTGGCGAGGACGCCGATGCGCGGACAAACGCCGTCGATCAGCAGCGTAAGGGAGGATCAGAACCGACGTCCATGAAGTCGTGGCGGGAAAGCCTCGCCGGCGCCGGAGTGAAGGCGATCGAAGGGCGGCCAGATCGTCCGACCGACGTTCGCGACCCCACCCAGTCGAGGTCTCAGAACGCCGCCAATGAGCAGCTGATATCGTTCGAGGAGCGGCACGGAATAGGTGCCGAGGACGTCGGTGGCGACAAGGCCAAGGATCACTCGAAGGATCACGAGCCGGACATCGACGACGGCATGGATGTGGGGCTGTAGGCGATGCGCCACATAGAGCCGCTCACCAGCCTTACCGCCGGAATTGCGCGCCGACTGCAGCTCGGGACCCATGAGCTTCTGATCGCTTGGCAAAGCAGCAAGGTGCCTGTGCTAGCCTTAGCGTTCTGCTGGGCCGTGCTCTTCGCGCTAGCTGCCGGCTGCTGGCTTGTGCCGGAGCTAGGGCTCCTCTTGGCGCGAGTTCGTTCAAGCCTATGGCTCATGACGGGCATCGCTCCGTTCGAGCTTCTCGATGTCGAACTGCGCGACGGGCGCGTCATTCTCATGCCCGTGGGAAGCGTCAGATACGACAGCCTTGTCGGAGCGGCCGTAGCCAAGGCCGCCCACCTTGCGCTCCTATCGCTGATGGCTGCTTGGCCTCTCTCCGTTGTTCTCGCAAGTCGGTGGTTCCGCCGCGGGCGCGACATGGACCGGGCGGTCTAGGCCATGCACTCCATCGCCGCAGTTGGCTCGGCTGCAGGAGCAGCCAGCTACTTTGCCAAGGACGACTACTACACCGGCGAGCATGCCGAAGGGCTCAGCGCCTGGGGCGGCGCGGGCGCCAAGGATCTCGGGCTGAAAGGCGAGGTCGGCAAGGACGCCTTCGAGAACCTGCTAAACGGCAAGCTGCCCGATGGCACTGTCGTCAATGCGTCCGAGAACCGCCGAGCCGGGCTCGACCTGACGTTTTCCGCTCCCAAAAGCGTGAGCGTGCTGGCGCTGGTCACCGGCGATCAGCGCATCCTCGTCGCGCAGGAGAAGGCAGTTCGCGCCGCGATGGGCATGATCGAGGGCAAGTATGCCGAGGCCCGCGACTACTCCGATGGCCGCAAGGGTGAGCCGGTACGCACCGGCAATCTTGTCTATGCGACCTTCCAGCACGACACCTCGCGCAAGCTCGATCCTCAGCTCCACACCCATGCCGTTGTCGCTGCGATCACGAAGACGGCACAGGGCACCTGGAAGGCTCTCTGGAACGGCGAGATCTGGAAGAAC of Novosphingobium sp. 9U contains these proteins:
- a CDS encoding type IV secretion system DNA-binding domain-containing protein, with the translated sequence MRKNRAADDIRFNGQSATIKHHSERGKVVRNSGSFTRGSQLVTHEVLMTWQGVKLPLQVVAICWITLFSGIAYFWLLPQELSLILMRIWSGFWLMMDFDPAKLINLKLPNGNLIQIPMASVKYNSHVVIAVDKGIRLTLASFIGAAFLTVPLTVWFVDFSRKRGSAILDEHHERGSMLVERPMLIDAIRHYNMGELNKECAKHSPPLAPKKVAMLSVKERARRGFHVPYTLAGVPYPWRLEQSHTMFIGTTGSGKTTQLRALVSQARNRGHSCVIFDLTGAFVEAFYDPERDFILNPMDTRCPPWTIFSDCHNHADFMAAAAALIPSSGDNAEPFWAMAARTLFVEMCIKLIECGETSNGAIAARLMQADLPSVHKMLENTIADPLTAKEAARMAESIRAVFNTNGQAIRFLPDPVPGGAPPFSINDWMVERGGTGSILFISSTHADLTLNRALLTLWMDLAVGALMKMPRTRDLRTWFLFDEVHALHRLPAIEHGLQTARAFGGAFILGMHSFSKLAETYGENGAVHLTSLAGTKLILKTADMPTAKVCADFIGNREVRRMDEAYSYGANSTRDAATLTPRKEVEPLVIPDDIKELPSMHGFVKFPDGFPAGRIKLEWRDYPAVAEPFCRKTDMTMAAYKPPKKKGSEDEGGRENAGVATTTTQPPEKGAHGPGNEPEISTSKESAESSEAQRVLDLRKRGEDADARTNAVDQQRKGGSEPTSMKSWRESLAGAGVKAIEGRPDRPTDVRDPTQSRSQNAANEQLISFEERHGIGAEDVGGDKAKDHSKDHEPDIDDGMDVGL